One segment of Trachemys scripta elegans isolate TJP31775 chromosome 1, CAS_Tse_1.0, whole genome shotgun sequence DNA contains the following:
- the RNF169 gene encoding E3 ubiquitin-protein ligase RNF169, with product MEVGKRKMEEQQKKDEPLMLKMNQECFPERLSDSENEEPFQSKHTHRSAFVSKGSAYSFAFLTGNLTSKLERSQSCNDTIRDRSKSRQRSAPANRTKVPSVTSASTPIVGVLSSTQNNRCLSAPDLTAEKRLVFNSVSSLSILHKPERSISPESNDSISEELNHFKPIVCSPCTPPKRLPDGKVLSPLIIKSTPRNLNRSLQKPTTYEASPRILKKWEQIFQERQIKKTLCKATLTSLASETGEDFLVPDIASSNKEQPRMLNDQISPGSAAHTNTELDYFPSISEVKLERTGNKKNRSQALTMDGSSSELDTRSNGTSLNTQISDVSEVKTNSYLDKSCLSIGAKIMTRRIIGVNPALPGNSMLGVSVKTAGKKQFKYLNNSELINVQNGTCNSVENVIGEQPPSLRRGRKRHCKTKHLEQNGSVKRLRQTAGEMGLATADPLVREMEQKLQQEEEDRRLALQLQRIFDSENRTMDRRKGRVDQYLLRSKSTTGAK from the exons ATGGAAgtgggaaaaagaaaaatggaagaacAGCAAAAAAAAGATGAACCACTAATGCTTAAAATGAATCAAGAATGT TTTCCAGAACGCCTCTCGGATTCAGAGAATGAAGAACCATTCCAGAGCAAACACACACATCGGTCGGCTTTTGTCTCCAAAGGCAGCGCCTATTCTTTTGCCTTCCTGACAGG GAACCTAACCTCCAAACTGGAAAGGAGTCAGAGTTGCAATGACACCATTCGAGATCGATCAAAGAGCAGGCAGAGATCAGCCCCGGCCAACAGAACAAAG GTTCCATCAGTGACCAGTGCATCAACTCCCATCGTTGGAGTTTTGTCATCCACCCAAAACAATCGCTGCCTCTCTGCCCCAGATTTGACAGCAGAAAAGCGTCTGGTTTTCAACTCGGTTTCGTCACTCTCCATCCTGCACAAGCCGGAGCGATCCATCAGTCCTGAGAGCAATGACAGTATCTCAGAAGAGCTCAATCATTTCAAACCTATTGTCTGCTCACCGTGCACTCCTCCCAAGAGGCTTCCCGACGGCAAAGTCTTGAGTCCTTTGATTATAAAGTCTACTCCAAGGAACCTGAACCGAAGCCTGCAGAAACCAACCACCTATGAAGCTAGTCCCAGAATCCTGAAAAAATGGGAGCAAATATTTCAGGAGCGCCAGATTAAAAAGACTCTCTGTAAAGCTACCCTTACATCTTTGGCTTCAGAGACGGGAGAGGACTTTCTGGTTCCTGACATTGCTAGCTCCAATAAAGAGCAGCCACGAATGTTAAATGATCAAATTTCACCTGGTTCTGcggcacacacaaacacagagttaGATTATTTCCCTTCGATCAGTGAAGTGAAGCTCGAAAGGACTGGTAACAAGAAAAACCGTTCACAGGCCTTAACAATGGATGGCAGTTCCTCTGAACTAGATACAAGATCAAATGGAACCTCTCTGAACACTCAAATTTCAGATGTGTCTGAAGTAAAAACAAATTCATATCTGGACAAATCTTGTCTTAGCATTGGGGCAAAAATAATGACCAGAAGAATAATTGGAGTCAACCCAGCACTACCAGGGAACAGTATGCTAGGGGTTTCTGTCAAGACAGCAGGAAAAAAGCAGTTTAAATACCTGAACAATAGTGAATTGATCAACGTACAAAATGGTACCTGCAATTCTGTTGAAAATGTTATTGGCGAACAGCCCCCCTCACTGAGACGAGGACGAAAGAGACACTGTAAAACAAAGCACTTGGAACAGAATGGTTCGGTTAAAAGACTGAGGCAGACAGCTGGCGAGATGGGCTTGGCCACAGCTGATCCTTTAGTGAGGGAGATGGAACAGaagctgcagcaggaggaggaagacaggAGGCTGGCCTTACAACTGCAGCGAATTTTTGACAGTGAAAACAGGACAATGGATAGGCGGAAAGGAAGAGTAGATCAATATCTCTTGCGGTCAAAGAGCACTACAGGTGCAAAGTAG